One segment of Patescibacteria group bacterium DNA contains the following:
- a CDS encoding glycosyltransferase family 1 protein codes for MKILIDARLYGTKHAGIGRYTQELIKNLEVTDTHNQYVILLQQQNYDEYQPQNPNFKKYRADFRVYGLFEQILLPFLIYSHQPDLVHFTHFNVPLFFFGRYVVTIHDLIVSHYPSSRATTLNPWLYKFKLAMYRLVISRAAKRARKIIAVSRYTKDDIARLLEIRPEKISVVYEGTDLPRLSPVSCPLLFERLGIKQDFLLYVGSAYPHKNLEKLIEAFEIILRQQPDWQLVLAGKESFFYQRLGEGIKEELKNKIILPGYLTDEELVCLYSNARLYAFPSLMEGFGLPPLEAQSYGLPVVSSNASCLPEVLDDSAAYFDPQSSKSMADKIVSVLADADLRQQLIDRARENIKRFSWQRMAEETVVLYDSIVK; via the coding sequence ATGAAAATACTAATAGACGCGCGCCTTTATGGCACTAAACATGCCGGTATTGGCCGTTACACCCAGGAACTTATCAAAAACCTGGAAGTCACGGACACGCATAATCAGTATGTCATCTTGTTGCAACAACAGAATTATGATGAGTATCAGCCACAGAATCCCAACTTCAAAAAATATCGCGCAGATTTCCGGGTTTATGGCTTGTTTGAACAGATTCTTTTACCGTTTTTAATTTATTCCCACCAGCCGGATTTAGTTCACTTTACTCACTTCAATGTTCCACTGTTTTTTTTCGGCCGTTATGTTGTAACCATCCATGATTTGATTGTCAGCCATTATCCGTCCAGTCGAGCCACCACCCTTAACCCCTGGTTGTATAAATTTAAATTAGCAATGTATCGGCTGGTAATTTCTCGGGCGGCCAAGCGTGCCAGAAAAATCATCGCTGTTTCCCGCTACACCAAAGATGATATTGCGCGCTTACTGGAAATCCGGCCGGAAAAAATCTCGGTGGTTTATGAGGGGACGGATTTACCGCGCCTGTCGCCGGTTTCTTGTCCGTTATTGTTTGAGAGGCTAGGCATCAAACAGGATTTTTTGCTTTATGTCGGTTCGGCTTATCCGCACAAAAATCTGGAAAAACTGATTGAAGCGTTTGAAATCATTTTAAGGCAACAGCCTGATTGGCAATTGGTTCTGGCCGGCAAAGAAAGCTTTTTTTATCAGCGCTTGGGTGAGGGAATAAAAGAAGAGTTGAAAAATAAAATAATTTTACCCGGCTATTTGACAGATGAAGAATTGGTTTGTTTGTATTCCAATGCGCGTTTGTATGCTTTTCCGTCATTAATGGAAGGATTCGGCCTGCCGCCGTTGGAAGCTCAGAGTTATGGCTTGCCGGTAGTTTCGTCAAATGCCAGTTGCTTGCCGGAAGTCTTGGATGATTCAGCGGCCTATTTTGACCCTCAAAGTTCCAAGAGTATGGCGGATAAGATTGTTTCAGTTTTGGCTGATGCCGATCTGCGGCAGCAGTTGATTGATCGGGCGCGGGAAAATATTAAGCGATTTTCTTGGCAGAGGATGGCCGAGGAAACAGTCGTGTTGTATGATTCAATAGTTAAATAG
- a CDS encoding S41 family peptidase, which produces MDSMPNNNPTIADNPSHWSFLRQPLALWITVVLVLISFIIGAAVGGRGNIISDVKIIKGSDNQIIATSEARAAESASSTVDDAAISVLPAYLKKDVNFQLYWDTLGIIHDKYYARDIPDTKLFYGSLQGMVAALGDPYSVFLTPSDAQQFQEDLNGTFEGIGAEIAVKNSQLIIVSPLDDSPAMRAGLKPKDWILKINGTSTEDMSSQQAVNLIRGKAGTKVNLTIYREGWTESQVIEITRAPIVVKSLALEYLAGGTIAHLKVRQFNGDTMPLFDSAISNILAKSGVKGIILDLRNNPGGYLESAVEIAGEWNGEGVVVSERNRDGAKTDHRAYTQPRLANYKTVVLVDGGSASASEIVSGALKDWGKATLVGMKTFGKGSVQDLTDLPDGSQIKLTIAKWFTPSGTSIDEQGIEPDVKVDLTEDDFNYDRDPQLDKAVELLK; this is translated from the coding sequence ATGGACTCCATGCCCAATAATAATCCAACAATAGCAGACAATCCTTCGCACTGGTCTTTTTTGCGTCAACCTTTGGCCTTGTGGATAACCGTCGTTTTGGTGCTTATTAGTTTTATTATCGGCGCGGCGGTTGGCGGACGGGGCAATATAATATCCGATGTTAAGATCATTAAAGGATCGGATAATCAAATAATAGCAACTAGCGAAGCGAGGGCGGCCGAGTCGGCAAGCTCTACTGTTGATGACGCCGCTATATCAGTCTTGCCCGCTTATCTCAAGAAGGACGTTAATTTTCAGTTGTATTGGGACACCTTGGGTATTATCCATGATAAATATTACGCCCGGGACATACCTGATACCAAGTTGTTTTATGGTTCTTTGCAGGGTATGGTGGCGGCTTTAGGCGATCCTTATTCAGTTTTCCTTACCCCTTCTGACGCTCAGCAATTTCAGGAAGATCTTAATGGCACCTTCGAAGGCATTGGCGCGGAAATCGCCGTCAAAAACAGTCAGCTTATTATTGTTTCGCCTTTAGATGACTCACCGGCCATGAGAGCCGGGTTAAAACCGAAAGATTGGATTTTAAAGATCAATGGCACCTCCACCGAAGATATGAGTTCCCAGCAAGCCGTTAATTTGATTCGCGGTAAAGCCGGAACTAAGGTTAATTTGACGATTTATCGCGAGGGCTGGACAGAATCGCAGGTGATTGAAATCACCCGAGCGCCCATTGTGGTCAAAAGCCTGGCTTTGGAATATTTAGCCGGGGGCACGATCGCCCACCTTAAAGTTCGACAGTTTAATGGCGATACGATGCCGCTTTTTGATAGCGCCATCTCCAATATATTAGCCAAGTCGGGAGTTAAAGGAATCATTTTGGACTTGCGCAACAATCCTGGTGGCTATCTGGAGTCAGCCGTAGAAATAGCCGGCGAATGGAACGGCGAGGGAGTCGTGGTGTCGGAGAGGAATCGTGATGGCGCCAAGACGGATCATCGCGCCTATACCCAACCGCGCTTAGCTAATTACAAAACCGTAGTCTTGGTTGACGGCGGCAGCGCTTCAGCTTCAGAAATAGTTTCCGGCGCCCTAAAGGACTGGGGCAAAGCCACGCTGGTCGGCATGAAAACCTTCGGCAAAGGCTCAGTGCAGGATTTAACTGATTTGCCCGACGGCAGCCAGATCAAATTAACCATTGCCAAGTGGTTTACTCCTAGTGGTACGTCAATTGATGAACAAGGAATCGAGCCGGACGTTAAAGTGGACTTAACCGAAGACGATTTTAATTATGATCGCGATCCGCAGTTGGATAAGGCGGTAGAATTATTGAAATAA
- a CDS encoding glycosyltransferase family 1 protein, whose amino-acid sequence MKIIFDGRCLLDAKYSGVSWYAHNLSRHLRLIDNGHDWLLFANSSQAVDLSDLGYQTKIFRYPNKLLNLSLGSTGRPKLDKLCGGAEAFFAPNLNFISVADSCRLIIAVHDLSFLIHPEFFTFRQQWWHKLILASGVLNRADTIIADSESTKRDLVDLLALPVEKIKTVYLGVGEKYQQEIPAEELRAVKEKYDLPDKFLLFVSSLEPRKNLLGVLKALEKIPETQLVIAGAGGWKNQKELKAIKSNERIKMIGYVPEADKPALYRLARALVYPSFYEGFGLPILEAMASGCPVIAGNNSSQGEVLADCGLLVDPYDINSITEAMSELWRNNELGAELSSRGRERAKMFGWDKTAEETLKSIVS is encoded by the coding sequence ATGAAAATAATTTTTGATGGCCGTTGCCTGTTGGACGCAAAATATTCCGGCGTTTCCTGGTATGCTCATAATCTGTCACGGCACCTGCGTTTAATTGATAATGGTCATGATTGGCTATTGTTTGCCAACTCATCCCAGGCAGTCGATTTATCGGACCTGGGCTACCAAACAAAGATTTTCCGTTATCCCAATAAACTATTGAATCTGAGTTTGGGTTCTACCGGCCGACCGAAATTGGATAAGCTTTGTGGCGGGGCGGAGGCGTTTTTTGCGCCGAATCTTAATTTTATTTCCGTTGCCGATTCTTGCCGGTTGATCATTGCCGTCCATGACCTGTCTTTTTTAATTCATCCGGAATTCTTTACATTTCGACAGCAATGGTGGCATAAATTGATTTTGGCTTCGGGAGTATTGAATCGCGCCGATACTATTATAGCCGATAGCGAAAGTACCAAGCGGGACTTGGTTGATTTGTTGGCCTTGCCGGTTGAAAAGATTAAGACTGTATATTTGGGGGTGGGGGAGAAGTATCAGCAGGAAATTCCGGCCGAGGAATTAAGAGCAGTGAAAGAAAAGTATGATTTGCCGGATAAGTTTTTGTTGTTTGTTTCTTCGCTGGAGCCGCGCAAGAACTTGCTCGGCGTTTTAAAGGCGTTAGAAAAAATACCTGAGACTCAACTGGTTATAGCCGGCGCCGGCGGTTGGAAGAATCAGAAGGAGTTAAAAGCCATTAAAAGTAATGAGAGGATAAAAATGATCGGTTACGTGCCGGAAGCAGATAAGCCGGCCTTATACCGATTGGCGCGCGCTTTGGTTTACCCGTCATTTTATGAGGGTTTTGGTTTGCCTATTTTGGAAGCTATGGCTTCGGGCTGTCCGGTTATCGCCGGCAACAATTCGTCACAGGGTGAGGTATTGGCTGATTGCGGTCTGTTGGTTGACCCTTATGATATAAACAGTATCACTGAAGCGATGTCTGAGTTATGGCGGAATAATGAGTTGGGCGCAGAGCTTTCCAGTCGCGGACGCGAGCGGGCTAAGATGTTTGGTTGGGATAAAACAGCGGAGGAGACATTGAAAAGCATTGTTTCTTAA
- a CDS encoding DUF4012 domain-containing protein yields the protein MAKKKSLNKEGLEPKFFDLEKKVKKTVRKSRASSRKTADILFAPDGSPSGSAIGKPADKTEIIVNQPPLKTFNLRIAENQLDVYRSPHLLNLSKAGRIEKNKPEQRRDWPVEDMPAGKILSRFGILEFFDFSRSEIYLYLLRTAQIIKIFFLILFSRAKLESKLPAQTGNNAIDRLAEISFVNLFLFITNQFYRVYLSVYKFFWLMYLFVRKAKSRDQVIYLPKPGDEPHKAAVISDLIIVNEAPTIAELIKEYSPQTKIRPLPTPLSAKDVREKYLETNPFLRRGVVLNSQPPSVGWPKRQLDFSFSNFEFRKSLLRPAAVFCGVLLALFGSVKVITYWDNALSVRGEVMGVAEQAVGNMSDAGDKLKTLDFASAQTDFASAQQSFQSARSQLDQIKSFITVLADITPAGNIYKSGKNTLEMGEHLSAAASGLLSGINDISSSTDLSLSNRVRSFSSAVKPAVAELSAAASNAESVNPAHLPESSKEQFIKLKSALPQAVSALSQLQETLDFSAAVLGDNELRRYLLVFQNDNELRATGGFMGSYALVDFKNGKIEKITIPQGGTYDVKAGFNKILTPPEPLRLVCSRWEFQDANWWPDWPTSAANIKWFYEKSGGPTVDGVIAINSGWLKNLLQVTGPISLSQYGKTITADNFEEELQRSIELQAADKSKPKKILSELAPKILDKIFNLPPKDNLRLAEVIAGALRSSDIQLYFTSGDLQEFALKNDWAGALATPAPYTDYLNVVTTNIGGGKTDDLVRQSIYHQAEIKADGSVIDRVVISRYNASSAEDPLRKTANNTYLRVYVPSGSELLGAYGFKDFADSAYKDLDQGAVESDSLAGETGAVDSIGGTKIYQENNYTVFANWTVIGPGESQEAVLIYRLPFKVGKNFKPKGLIMSAADFFTPEIAPYNFVFQKQSGRSNDQIQSVVTYSDNLSPKLIYPKSATVENNNVYSRALTDQNRYLSIAFIK from the coding sequence GTGGCAAAGAAAAAATCTTTAAACAAAGAAGGACTTGAGCCAAAGTTTTTTGATTTGGAGAAGAAAGTCAAAAAAACGGTCCGAAAATCACGCGCTTCCAGCCGCAAAACGGCTGATATTTTGTTTGCGCCAGACGGCAGTCCTAGTGGTAGCGCGATCGGCAAACCGGCCGATAAAACCGAGATAATCGTCAATCAGCCACCGCTCAAAACTTTTAATTTGCGCATTGCCGAAAATCAATTGGATGTTTATCGTTCCCCCCATTTATTGAATCTATCCAAGGCCGGAAGGATAGAGAAGAATAAACCGGAGCAACGCCGCGATTGGCCGGTAGAGGATATGCCGGCCGGAAAGATATTGTCTCGATTCGGGATTTTAGAGTTTTTTGATTTTTCGCGCAGTGAAATATACTTGTATCTATTAAGAACCGCCCAGATCATTAAGATTTTTTTTCTTATTCTATTTTCCCGCGCCAAATTGGAATCCAAACTGCCGGCTCAAACCGGCAACAACGCAATTGATCGCCTGGCGGAAATATCTTTTGTCAATTTGTTTTTGTTTATTACCAATCAGTTTTATCGTGTTTATTTGTCTGTGTATAAGTTTTTTTGGCTGATGTATCTGTTTGTCCGCAAAGCCAAGTCCCGTGATCAGGTGATCTATTTGCCCAAACCCGGCGATGAACCGCATAAAGCGGCGGTGATCAGTGATTTAATCATCGTTAATGAGGCGCCGACCATTGCAGAATTGATTAAGGAGTACTCGCCTCAAACTAAGATTCGCCCGTTGCCAACGCCACTTTCGGCCAAGGATGTACGGGAAAAATATTTGGAAACCAATCCTTTTTTGCGTCGAGGCGTAGTTTTGAATTCTCAGCCGCCGTCAGTCGGCTGGCCTAAACGTCAGTTGGACTTTTCTTTTTCCAATTTTGAATTCCGCAAATCGCTACTTCGGCCGGCAGCGGTTTTTTGCGGCGTACTTTTGGCCCTATTCGGTTCAGTCAAAGTCATCACTTATTGGGATAATGCTTTAAGTGTCAGAGGCGAAGTGATGGGCGTAGCCGAGCAAGCGGTGGGCAATATGTCTGATGCCGGTGATAAACTCAAGACCCTTGATTTTGCTTCAGCGCAAACTGATTTTGCCTCGGCTCAGCAGAGTTTTCAATCGGCGCGGTCGCAATTAGACCAAATTAAATCGTTTATTACTGTTTTGGCTGATATAACTCCGGCTGGTAATATTTATAAAAGCGGTAAGAACACCCTGGAGATGGGGGAGCATTTGTCCGCCGCCGCTTCCGGATTATTGTCCGGCATCAATGACATTTCTTCTTCCACTGACTTATCATTATCTAATCGGGTTAGGAGTTTTTCTTCGGCGGTCAAGCCGGCCGTGGCTGAATTATCCGCCGCCGCCTCTAACGCCGAATCAGTCAATCCGGCTCATTTGCCAGAGAGCAGTAAGGAGCAATTTATCAAACTTAAAAGCGCCTTGCCCCAAGCTGTCAGTGCGTTAAGTCAACTTCAAGAAACCTTGGATTTTTCCGCTGCCGTTTTGGGCGATAATGAATTGCGCCGTTATTTACTGGTATTCCAGAATGACAATGAGCTGCGCGCTACCGGCGGATTCATGGGCAGTTATGCTTTGGTTGATTTTAAAAACGGCAAAATAGAGAAAATCACTATCCCGCAAGGTGGCACTTATGATGTTAAAGCCGGTTTTAATAAGATATTGACTCCGCCCGAACCGTTGCGTTTGGTTTGTAGTCGTTGGGAATTCCAGGACGCCAATTGGTGGCCTGATTGGCCGACTTCGGCGGCTAACATCAAATGGTTTTATGAAAAATCCGGCGGGCCGACCGTAGACGGCGTGATCGCCATCAATTCCGGCTGGCTCAAAAACTTACTCCAAGTGACCGGGCCGATTAGTTTGTCGCAATACGGTAAAACGATCACTGCTGATAATTTTGAAGAGGAATTGCAACGCAGTATTGAACTGCAAGCGGCGGATAAGTCCAAACCTAAGAAAATATTATCGGAATTAGCGCCAAAAATTCTGGATAAGATTTTCAATTTGCCGCCCAAAGACAATCTGCGTCTGGCTGAGGTTATTGCCGGCGCCCTTAGATCCAGTGATATTCAGTTGTATTTTACCAGTGGCGACTTGCAGGAATTTGCGCTCAAAAATGATTGGGCCGGCGCCCTGGCAACGCCCGCCCCTTACACGGACTACTTAAATGTCGTCACTACCAATATCGGTGGCGGTAAAACCGATGATCTGGTGCGTCAAAGCATATACCATCAAGCGGAAATAAAAGCTGACGGTTCGGTCATAGATCGAGTCGTTATCAGTCGCTATAACGCTTCTTCGGCGGAAGACCCGTTAAGAAAGACGGCCAATAATACTTATCTGCGGGTTTATGTGCCTTCAGGCAGTGAACTTTTGGGCGCTTACGGCTTTAAAGATTTTGCCGATTCCGCTTACAAGGATTTGGATCAAGGCGCAGTTGAAAGTGACTCGTTGGCGGGAGAAACAGGAGCGGTTGACAGTATCGGAGGAACTAAAATTTATCAAGAAAACAATTATACGGTTTTTGCCAATTGGACAGTAATCGGTCCGGGTGAAAGTCAGGAAGCGGTGTTGATTTATCGCTTGCCGTTTAAGGTCGGAAAAAATTTTAAACCCAAAGGATTAATCATGTCGGCGGCTGACTTTTTCACTCCGGAAATAGCGCCGTATAACTTTGTTTTTCAGAAACAATCCGGACGCAGTAACGACCAGATCCAAAGCGTTGTCACTTACAGCGATAATTTGTCGCCCAAGCTGATTTATCCTAAGTCTGCCACAGTAGAAAACAATAACGTGTATTCCCGGGCTTTAACGGATCAAAACCGCTATTTAAGCATCGCCTTCATTAAATGA
- a CDS encoding HAD family hydrolase, with translation MAQIKVIAFDVYGTILCSDDYENALPPRPGFIEFISHAKNLKIKTVTSSDSDLTNMQLDLAATLNGTAPFGLEIFDGFFRLSMYPKIYQQILRFFGIKDEELLVIGNDYDKDLSQAPLQAHKVLVPSYKIVADKFSFSQVVISDF, from the coding sequence ATGGCTCAAATAAAAGTGATAGCTTTTGATGTTTACGGGACCATTCTTTGTTCTGATGACTATGAAAATGCTTTGCCGCCACGGCCGGGCTTTATAGAATTCATTTCGCATGCTAAAAATTTGAAAATTAAAACAGTTACCAGTTCTGACTCCGATTTGACTAACATGCAATTGGATTTAGCCGCCACCCTTAATGGTACAGCGCCTTTTGGCTTGGAAATATTCGATGGTTTTTTCAGGCTTTCCATGTACCCTAAGATTTATCAGCAGATTTTACGATTTTTTGGCATTAAGGATGAGGAATTGTTGGTAATCGGCAATGATTATGATAAAGATTTGTCGCAAGCGCCTTTACAAGCCCATAAGGTCTTAGTTCCGAGCTATAAAATTGTTGCTGATAAATTCAGTTTTTCCCAAGTAGTTATTTCCGATTTTTAA
- the tgt gene encoding tRNA guanosine(34) transglycosylase Tgt, which yields MSFKLLKKSNESQARLGKLKTAHGIIKTPFFMPIATKGAVKNLSADDVKDLGSPILLSNTYHLYLTPGREVLSAAGGLHKFMDWRGAILTDSGGFQVFSLSKIRKILPHGVEFRSHLDGSKHILTPKSVLDIQKTIGSDIAMILDVCPPSTAKHQEVKEAVEVTTKWAKEAAKVIKSRKSKAKDQNKQLYFAIIQGGVYRDLREQSLADLVKLDFDGYAVGGLAVGETNKEMYEVLDYLAPQMPADKPRYLMGVGTPENIIEAVKRGVDMFDCVIPTREARHGRLYVQVECRKSIKSKVNSQFDYQAINITNAKFKHDFSPINQTNLKQYSKAYLHHLFKTGEPLAMRLATLNNLDFYLQLMGDIRRQIKKGNL from the coding sequence ATGAGTTTTAAACTGCTTAAAAAATCCAATGAATCTCAAGCGCGGTTAGGAAAATTAAAAACCGCTCACGGCATCATTAAGACGCCGTTTTTTATGCCGATTGCCACTAAGGGCGCAGTCAAAAATCTATCTGCCGATGATGTTAAAGATCTTGGTTCGCCGATATTATTATCCAACACCTATCATTTGTATTTGACGCCGGGCAGGGAAGTGCTGTCTGCCGCCGGCGGTTTGCATAAGTTTATGGATTGGCGCGGAGCCATCCTGACCGACTCCGGCGGTTTTCAGGTGTTTTCGCTATCCAAAATCAGGAAAATCCTGCCTCATGGTGTGGAGTTCAGATCGCACTTGGATGGTAGTAAGCACATCTTGACGCCTAAATCGGTCTTGGATATTCAGAAAACTATCGGTTCGGACATCGCCATGATTTTGGACGTCTGTCCGCCTTCAACCGCCAAACATCAAGAAGTCAAAGAAGCGGTTGAAGTTACAACCAAATGGGCAAAGGAGGCGGCAAAAGTGATTAAAAGCCGAAAGTCCAAAGCCAAAGATCAAAACAAGCAATTGTATTTTGCTATCATTCAAGGCGGAGTCTATCGCGATTTACGAGAACAATCCCTCGCCGATTTAGTTAAACTGGATTTTGACGGTTATGCGGTCGGCGGATTGGCTGTAGGCGAGACCAACAAAGAAATGTACGAGGTGTTGGATTATCTGGCGCCGCAGATGCCAGCGGATAAACCGAGATATTTGATGGGCGTGGGCACGCCGGAAAATATTATTGAAGCGGTCAAACGAGGCGTGGATATGTTTGATTGCGTCATCCCGACCCGCGAAGCCCGTCATGGAAGACTGTATGTGCAAGTCGAATGTCGCAAGTCTATAAAGTCGAAAGTCAATTCACAATTTGATTATCAAGCCATCAACATTACCAACGCTAAATTCAAACACGATTTCTCTCCCATCAATCAAACCAACCTCAAACAATACAGCAAAGCTTATCTGCATCATCTGTTCAAAACCGGCGAACCTTTAGCTATGCGTTTGGCCACCCTTAATAATCTTGATTTTTATTTGCAATTGATGGGGGATATTCGGCGACAAATTAAAAAAGGCAACTTATAA
- a CDS encoding DHH family phosphoesterase encodes MENDRLEKFKRILGQIKDNSKPLVVILTHLDPDSMASAEAMRFIAKSFGIEQITVLYCDESADEQNEAIINKLSLERRMQPIGSWNDFPDSNSYVMVDANSPSDSRLKHAKDKLQLTIVIDHHRNDRLRETDENFIWLEDFGACATMMCELIAGLDLLNTAKFNGDFKDLPLLLSLGIYMDTKGLISAGGKDREAFAEVAGLAKEADLQFFINYQISQIYMEALKCALNSMSVQGMKVVAYAGEVTSKEATVIARVADFFIRIKGFSLAVVWATVDDNQIVISARGTDFGTPLDEFIRSRFGSGGAKVSKWGLWEGGVQLPFAFGFFHSSINKMQRIATAQALITNLILN; translated from the coding sequence ATGGAAAATGATCGTTTGGAAAAATTTAAGCGTATTTTAGGGCAAATAAAAGATAACAGCAAACCGCTGGTTGTAATTCTGACTCACTTGGATCCCGACTCCATGGCCTCCGCTGAAGCTATGAGATTTATTGCCAAGTCATTCGGTATTGAGCAGATTACAGTCCTTTACTGCGACGAATCCGCCGATGAACAGAATGAGGCCATCATCAATAAATTGTCTTTAGAACGGCGGATGCAACCGATTGGCAGTTGGAATGATTTTCCGGATAGCAACAGTTATGTTATGGTTGATGCCAACTCGCCCTCCGACAGTCGGCTCAAACACGCTAAGGATAAATTGCAACTTACGATAGTCATTGATCATCATCGAAATGACAGACTCCGGGAAACCGACGAGAATTTTATTTGGCTGGAAGATTTTGGCGCCTGCGCCACCATGATGTGCGAGCTCATCGCGGGTTTGGACTTGTTGAACACCGCTAAGTTCAACGGCGATTTTAAAGATTTGCCCCTACTGCTTTCTTTGGGTATTTATATGGATACCAAGGGACTAATCAGTGCCGGTGGCAAGGATCGCGAAGCGTTTGCCGAAGTCGCCGGTCTGGCCAAAGAAGCGGATCTGCAATTTTTCATTAACTATCAGATTTCCCAAATCTACATGGAAGCGCTTAAATGCGCTTTGAACTCCATGTCTGTTCAAGGCATGAAGGTGGTGGCTTATGCCGGAGAGGTAACTTCAAAAGAAGCCACGGTCATTGCTCGCGTAGCGGATTTTTTTATTCGGATCAAGGGGTTTTCTTTGGCTGTAGTTTGGGCCACGGTTGATGACAATCAAATTGTGATTTCGGCACGCGGCACCGATTTCGGCACGCCCCTTGATGAGTTCATACGTTCCCGTTTCGGATCTGGCGGAGCCAAAGTTTCCAAATGGGGATTATGGGAAGGCGGAGTCCAATTGCCTTTTGCGTTCGGTTTTTTCCACTCTTCCATCAATAAGATGCAACGGATAGCGACGGCCCAGGCGTTGATTACCAATTTAATTCTGAATTAG
- a CDS encoding glycosyltransferase, which produces MPKIALIHDHLVQDGGAEQVLKVLKGMFPEAPIFTIVADKAKTNSYFADKKINTSFLQSFPWGVKKYQWYLPLMPAAIESHDLRGYDLVISSASSFAKGVITHPGTIHICYCHTPTRYLWHDTHNYLDELKVIMPIKKFLPLTLRQLRTWDRLAVDRVDYFIANSQTVAGRIKKYYQRGSQVVYPPVDTAQFTISDKPKKYFLAGGRLVPYKRFDLTVRAFSRLGIPLKVFGLGPELKRLKSLAKPNVEFLGRVNDETKRELYANCLAYINPQEEDFGITAIEAMASGRPVIAYNRGGATETIEPGLSGELFDEQIWEDLADMVIRFQPEKYDPQAISRHAEQFSTERFKENMMEFIRTITLPK; this is translated from the coding sequence ATGCCCAAAATCGCTTTGATCCACGATCATCTGGTGCAGGACGGGGGCGCCGAACAAGTATTAAAGGTGCTTAAGGGAATGTTTCCTGAAGCGCCGATATTCACTATTGTCGCGGACAAAGCCAAGACCAACAGTTACTTTGCAGACAAGAAAATCAATACTTCTTTCTTGCAGTCGTTTCCTTGGGGCGTAAAAAAATACCAATGGTATTTGCCGTTGATGCCTGCCGCTATTGAGAGTCATGATTTGCGAGGTTATGATTTGGTCATTTCTTCGGCCTCATCTTTTGCCAAGGGTGTTATTACGCATCCCGGCACAATCCATATTTGTTATTGCCATACGCCGACCCGCTACCTGTGGCACGACACTCATAATTATCTGGATGAACTCAAAGTCATCATGCCGATTAAAAAATTCTTGCCCTTGACCTTGCGCCAATTGCGCACTTGGGATCGTCTGGCCGTTGACCGCGTGGATTATTTTATTGCCAATTCGCAGACTGTGGCCGGCAGGATCAAGAAATACTATCAGCGCGGTAGCCAAGTGGTTTATCCGCCGGTGGATACGGCGCAGTTCACGATCTCCGACAAGCCGAAAAAATATTTTTTGGCCGGCGGACGGCTGGTGCCTTATAAAAGATTTGATCTGACGGTGCGGGCTTTTTCCCGTTTGGGCATACCGCTTAAGGTTTTTGGCCTGGGGCCGGAGCTAAAACGTTTAAAGTCGCTGGCTAAGCCGAATGTGGAATTTTTGGGCCGGGTAAACGATGAAACCAAAAGGGAATTATATGCTAATTGTTTAGCGTACATAAACCCGCAGGAAGAGGACTTTGGCATTACCGCCATTGAAGCCATGGCTTCGGGCCGGCCGGTAATCGCCTATAACCGTGGCGGTGCCACTGAGACTATTGAGCCTGGTTTGAGCGGAGAATTATTTGATGAACAGATTTGGGAAGATTTGGCTGATATGGTAATCCGTTTCCAGCCGGAGAAATACGATCCTCAGGCGATTAGTCGGCATGCCGAGCAATTTTCTACCGAGCGATTTAAGGAGAACATGATGGAGTTTATCAGGACAATAACTTTACCCAAATAA
- the rplI gene encoding 50S ribosomal protein L9, which yields MKVIYLKNSKVYKRGDVKDVAEGYAQNFLIPQGLALAATAENLIKIKQEADKKIKTQESAVNRYKAIAEKIRGRKIQITGKANENGKLYAAVTEQEVKAALKKSGFDIGGSKVIFPGHLKEVGDFKAQVDFGHGLMSEIIILVRV from the coding sequence ATGAAAGTTATTTACTTAAAAAATTCCAAAGTTTATAAACGGGGCGATGTCAAAGACGTGGCCGAAGGCTATGCGCAGAATTTTTTAATTCCGCAAGGATTGGCTTTAGCGGCTACGGCGGAAAATTTGATTAAGATTAAACAGGAAGCAGACAAAAAAATCAAGACGCAGGAAAGCGCCGTCAATCGATACAAAGCAATAGCGGAAAAGATTCGCGGCCGCAAAATACAAATCACAGGCAAAGCCAATGAAAACGGCAAGCTGTATGCGGCTGTAACCGAACAGGAAGTCAAAGCCGCGCTGAAGAAATCAGGCTTTGATATCGGCGGGAGCAAAGTGATTTTTCCCGGCCATTTGAAGGAAGTCGGGGATTTTAAGGCTCAGGTTGACTTTGGCCATGGTTTAATGTCCGAAATAATAATCTTAGTTCGCGTATGA